One stretch of Halichoerus grypus chromosome 8, mHalGry1.hap1.1, whole genome shotgun sequence DNA includes these proteins:
- the NOP10 gene encoding H/ACA ribonucleoprotein complex subunit 3 yields MFLQYYLNEQGDRVYTLKKLDPMGQQTCSAHPARFSPDDKYSRHRITVKKRFKVLMTQRPRPVL; encoded by the exons ATGTTTCTCCAGTATTACCTCAACGAGCAGGGAGACCGAGTCTATACGCTGAAg AAGCTTGACCCTATGGGACAACAGACCTGCTCGGCGCATCCTGCTCGGTTCTCCCCAGATGACAAATACTCTCGACACCGAATCACCGTCAAGAAACGCTTCAAGGTGCTCATGACCCAGCGACCGCGCCCTGTCCTCTGA